ACGCTCCTAAGCTAAGTGCTTATGCCAACTCCATGTGGGATTTCCAGAACATTGAAGATGCAATTCACCAAGCTATTAAAGGGAATCGGGTGGACTCCGGGGCAAGTAAAGAGCTCAGACGAATCCGCAAGCATATTGATATTGCCGAGGCGAAGATTGAGGAGCAGCTGCAAAAGTTTCTGAAGAACAGCGCGAACAAGGAGGTTATTCAGGAGTTTTTTGTCAGCAAAAAAAATGACCGCTTCACCATCCCGATTAAAGCTGCCTATAAGCATCAAGTGGCTGGAACGATTGTCGAAATATCTTCCAAGGGATCGACTGTGTTTATGGAGCCGTTAACTGTTGCCAAGTATAACGCAGAGCTTTCGGGTCTCAAGATGGAGGAGGGGATGGAGGAGCTTCAGATTCTGTCGGCTCTATCGGATTTAGTCGCAAATCAAACCCAGCCGATAACGGTCAATATTGATTTGATTAGTCTGTACGATATGATTTTCGCCAAAGGAAAATTTAGCAAAAGCATGGATGGAATCGCACCTAAAGTGAACGACCACGGGATGATTAAGTTGGTCCGATGCAGGCATCCGTTATTGTCCGGAGGTGCGGTTCCGCTGGATTTTGAAATTGGCGATAGATATCGCAGTTTGGTCATTACGGGTCCGAATGCGGGGGGCAAGACGGTTGTCCTGAAGACGGTCGGTTTGATCGCGCTGGCGGTGATGTCCGGATTTCACATCGCGGCGGATGCGTCTACCGAAGTGGCTGTGTTTGATCGTATGTTCGTTGATATCGGGGATAATCAGAGCCTGGAGAATGCGCTTAGTACCTTTTCGTCCCATATGAAAAATATAGCCGAGATCATGCGCCAAGCGAATCGGAATACGTTGTTGTTGTTTGATGAGATTGGTAGCGGAACGGAACCCAATGAGGGTGCGGCACTGGCCATTGCGATTCTGGAAGAATTTTACCAAATGGGTTGTATGACGGTTGCGACCACGCACTATGGAGAGATTAAGGAATTTTCGGAACGGCATCCGGATTTCATGAACGCAGCCATGGCATTCGACAACGAGACCTTAGAGCCGCAATATAAGCTACTGATTGGGCAATCGGGCGAGAGCAATGCGCTTTGGATCTCGAAGAAGATGGAGTTGAAAGATGAGGTATTGGGGCGGGCGAAGCTGTATATGAAGAGTAAGAACTATCGGTTGGATCTCCTTCATGAAAGTAAAGTGATGAAGAAGCCGGTAGTGGCACATACGGATGAAACGGAAGTTGTACTTGAGGAGTACGGGATGGGTGATCGTGTGCGGTTATTAGAGCATGATGAACCCGCGATCGTGTACAAAGGCCGAGATAGCTTCAACCATATGACGGTTTTATTTGAAGGGCAGCTCGTAGAGGTGCATGCCAAGCGGGTATCCTTAGAACTACGAGCCAGCGAGTTGTATCCTACGGGATATGATCTGAATACGCTGTTCACCAGCTATAAAGACCGCAAGTTTCAGCACGACATGGAGCGTGGCTCGAAGAAGGCGTTGCGGCAAGTGCAGAAGGAAATACGGAAGCAACGGGAGTGAGAGGATCGTAGCTTTGAGGCGTTTCCATCAAGACTTTCATGCAAATGATGATCCTAAGTTAGCCGTCCCGACCAGTTAGGTGGCACCGGAAGCAAACGCTTCTCGTCTCAATAAGACGAGGAGCGTTTTTGCATTTTCAAAAATTGAAGGAGGTTTGAAAAATGTATCGTATTAACTATCGGACATATTCAAGAAATTGATAAAATCTAATTGAATTTGTTTAACGTCCAAAATGGTGAAACACAGTGAAATAGAGATGCTTGCGCAGTAGTGAGTTGCCTCGCTTGGTGAGCTTAATTTGCCCCTTATATTTGCCAGAACTGACGAGTTAGCAAGCGGAAACAGAATTACTTTTATTTATATAGAAAACAAGACTAACGGGCAGTTTAGCGTGGTCATTCCTTGGATGGTACCCTTCGGTCTGACTAATCTCACAAAAATTTTAACTATTAATGGCCAAAAGTATGTTAGTCGTATCTACAATCGTCATACTAAAAATATAGAGAGTATTAAATTTGAAGCAACGATAACTTCGTATTTAAGTAAACAGAATCTTTCATTCGTTGTGCCGGTGTTTCTAAATACGAATGCTGGTAAACAGTACGTACATTTATCGGATGGAACACTAGGTGCGATCGTTTCATTTGTTGAAGGGACCGTTCCTGAGTTATCAAATATTCAGCAAGCCGAAGAGTTTGGCCGTGTTGTCGGTGAAATTACTTCAGTACTTAGTCAATACGAGGCAGAGCTAAAATATGAAGGGATTACCTTTTCAAGAATTTATGATCTGAATCCTTTAGCCGATTATCATGCCGTAGTAACTTTTTTTGAGTCGCCACCCATTGAAATTCCTGAAACGGCCATTACTTTTTATAAAGAGATGGTTTCCACCTTGGAGCAAAATAAACATGAATTATTGGAATTGCCCAAGCAACTTGTTCATCATGACTTTTTAATCTACAACTTACTCGCTAAAGATAACAGAATTCATGGTGTATTAGATTTTGACTTTACGTCAATTGATTTTAGCTTTATGGAATTTACTATTTCCCTAAATCACGTGATCCAGTTGACAAACGGTTCTTGGGATCTGACGGAGGCATTTATTAGAGGCTACTCGCGATTTAGAAAAAGTACATCTCGAGAAATAAATCAACTGCAGCTATTGACTCAAATTTATCATATTGCTGTACTTCATATTTACATCGGCCTGTATTATTCAGGTAAAAATATTGAGCAGAACTTCAATTATATTCTAATTCAATTTCTAAATAGAAATGACTGGCTTAACAAACATCAATCTTCGATAAATCAATTGCTTGAGAAGTACTTACTTTGATCGGTTGTGGTGCAAAGCTCTAATTCATAATAACGTAATCGATAATGAAGTCATGGGATGGAGCAACATTTTACTAACCGTGAGATGGTATTTAAAATATAGTTTAAGCTATCGAGACATCGTAGAAATGATGAGCGAGCGGGGTTTAAAGATATCGCATACAACGATCATGAGATGGGTCCATGAGTTTGGACCCGAAATAGATAAACGAATCCGCAGCTATTTGAAACCTCAAACGATTCGTGGCGTACGGACGAAACCTACATCAAAGTCAAAGGTTAATGGAAGTATTTATATCGGGCAGTTGATTCAATGGGGAAAACGATTGATTTCATGTTATCTGAAAATCGTGATATGACGGCAGCTAAGCGTTTCTTTACAAAGGCTTTGTCCTCGCCACATAATCAAGTACCTCGTGTGATCACTTTGGATAAAAACCCGGCATATCCACCAGCCATACAAGAATTAATAAATGAAAAAGCCATACCAAAAGAAACCTTGATTAGACAGATTGTTTTTGTATAGGAAATTATGTTTTTCGCAATCTGTGGATTAGGTGCTTAATCTGCAAAAAACCGCGAAGGCTTGATTCTACGCGGTTTTTTTCTAGTTATGGCCGATTCTTTCATTATTCTTTTATTTGACTGTAGTACACTTACATTATGAAAGTTATCATTCTATCCGCTGTTCATTTTTTTGAGGGATAGAACAGTTATGATCAAGTTGATATCGTCTAGGCAGGACATGGCAAGGGAAAGAATAAGGGCTTTCAGAACCGCTTTACGGGATTCAAGGTTTTCGTAACCCGTTTGATGAACGGAAAATTAAATGTATGGGGGAGACAGCAATGAAAAGAACAACTATTGGATCAACAGCTTTAGGATTATTGGTGGGGGTCGTAGCTGGGGCGGGCATCATGCTCAATGATACGGCGCACGATTCCGTTAAGCAGGCAATCGGGCAAGGTGCTACGAACAATGCGGCTGTAGCTGGCGTAGGTGGTACTACGGCAGTCAATGTGTCTAACATGGATCTGGAAGCGGCGATGCAGGCCGTACAATCTAATCGCGCCGCTTTGCTGGAAACACAGCTGAAAGAACAAATGGATTCAATAAAAAAGCGTAATGAGGACATTGCCGGATTGAACGATACACTGGCGAAGGTGATCGCACTGCAATCAGGAAATGCTCCCTATACGTTGGCAGCAGACTTAAAAACAAAATTGCAGCAAGCTGGCGCTAAGTACGCTTCCAAAGCGACCTTAACTGCTGACGAATTGAAAGTAACGATAGATGAGATAAAAGGTAAAATCGACTCGTTAAATAGCAGTCAGCAGATGGATATGCTAAGAATGCAAAGTTTAAGCAACAAGCGCAACGAAGCTTTTGAGACTATGACCAATTTTATCAAGAAAATGCAAGAATCCAGAAGCTCAAACATCGGAAATATGAGATAATAGAATATAAAGTAACGTAAATAACAGGAATCCGCCGAGGCGGGTTCCTGTTTTCTACAAGGAGAGATCGTAACTCATGGAGAATATCCCTGATGTATTAAGAAATCATACGCTGCTGCATGGGGTCCCGGAGAATGAATTAGCAGCAGCCGCTTCAACGATGCAGATGGTTTCCTACACGGATAGGACAACGATTCTAAAAGAAGGTGCAGTCGGGGATGATTGCTTTTTCATCCTATCGGGTGAGGTCAGCGTGACGGCTCGCGGTCTGATAGGAAGCAGCGTCCGTTTGGCTACGCTCGGCTCTGGCGCGCTCATCGGCGAGATGGCGTTGCTCTCCTCCGAGCGGCGTACGGCGACGATACGCGCCGTAGGCGAGGTCCAAGCACTGCGCCTTGACCGTGAGGCGTTTCGGACGCTTGCAGCGCTAAGTCCGCTTTTTCACGAGAGCCTGACCTATTCGGCTCGCATTAGAGACATTCACGGCCTGCTCAGCAAGGCGTCGATCTGGTCGAGCATCCCCGACGCGGAACTGCGGGGGTTGGCGGAGGTCACGGTGCTGCGGACCGTGAAGCAGGGCCAAGTCATTGTTTACGAGGGTGATGCCTCGAATATGTTTTATACGATCGGCTCCGGCAGCTTCGAGGTCCGTTCGTCAGGGAAGCGTGTAGCCGTGCTTCACCAGGGCGACTATTTCGGTGAGATTGCACTGCTGACGGGTGTATCAACAACGGCAACGATTACAGCGCTTGAGGACGGCAAGCTGTTAGCACTTGGAGAAGAGGAATTCCGATTTACGTTGATGCGGCACGAACCGGTGAAGCGGCAGTTTCTGGCGGCCCTGCGTATTCGCAGGCCGGATATTGCAGATACCGTCATCCGGCAATGGATGCCGGATTCGGAACAACCCGGGCAAGTCGCCGCTACCGGGCAGAAATGGCTTCGGCCGCCGGCACAGCAGCGCTGGATCGATGTGCTAATGGCGATGGGCGGCTTGTTTCTGGTCGCAACGCTGCTGGCCGTTTGGCTGAAGGGCGCGATATGGACCTATGCCGCTTTGGTGACAGGCTGTCTGGCAGGACCGGTCACCTTCGTCGCCTATGCCAGGAGCTCGCAGCTGCTGGGCTATCGCATAAGCCGGCTGCTTGGCGTTTTTGTAACATCAGCAGCCATCGCCTTACCATTGGCCATACTGCTCGAGAAAAGCTGGTTGTTCGCAAAAGGGCAGGACGCACATACATTTACTCAGCTTCATCTACCGATTGCCGTCGCTTTAATCGAAGAGGGATCGAAACTACTGATTTGCTATTTCTTCCTGCGCAGCAAGAGGCAGCGTTTCCGAATGGATGCGGTCGTCTTTGGCGCCGCAGCGGGCATGGGCTTCGCTGCCGTTGAAAACATGATCTACGGCTGGGCTTTTCTCGGAACGGGAGCGACCGGCAGCATGCTTGCTGTCTTGTGGTTGAGAGCCTTGCTATCACCATTTGGGCACGGGACTTGGACGGCTATTGCGGCAGCAGGCATTGGGATCGGATTGTCGAAGGCTTCGACATCGTCTGGCAGGTTAAGCGTATGGCTAAAGGTGGCCGGGCTGGTTAGCGCGAGCATTCTGCTGCACACGCTCTGGGACTTCCAGTTCGCAAGCGGAGCGCTGAGGGTGATTGGCATGGCTGCAGTCGGTGCAGCTGGGCTCCTGTTGCTATTCCTGCTTATCCGTTCCGGCACGGTGGAAGAAATACAAGCGCTGACGCTGCTGAATCCTGCGCTGAGCGCGGACCGGTTGATAGACGATGCGGGGGAAGAAGATGCGGATGTCGAGCGTCCGCTAAACTGCTTAGCGTGTGACACGCAGTGCCCGCCAAAGACACGTTATTGTCCGCGCTGCGGGCAGTCACTCCGGGCGGAGGCCGCGCGGAATTGACGCCTCTTGGAGCGTTGATTGTTCTTTATTTTCCGGACTGAGGAATTCTCTTTCAGCAATAAGAATGACTTCGATATGAATTTCATCCATACTCACAGGTATGATTTGGTGAATCCGAACCTCTGGCAAGTTGAGAAAAAGATTGATATACTGGGTCTGCATCTGTCTGATCCTTTACGTTGTCTGTGGGAACTTACAACTATAAAGGAAAAGCAGATGTTTTCCATTTCCGGTCTTATTTTATCTCGTCAAGCGTTGTTAAACACGATAAAATTAGGAACTAAAAGAGAGGGCTTCGTTTCGATGAATATCTTATTAGCCGAAGATGATCCACGTCTTGGACGACTGATTGCTCACCTATTGAAAAAAAAGATTGAATATAAAGTAGATTGGGTTATGCATGGGGAAGACGCATACAATTACGCTCTTGCTTCCTACTATGATGTTCTTATTCTGGACTGGATGATGCCAGTTGAAGATGGTGTAAATGTATGCCGTCGTTTACGTAAACAAGGGTATTCCGGAGCAATTCTGCTCTTGACAGCAAAGGATTCCGTTCAGGATCGTGTAGAGGGACTGGATGCCGGTGCTGATGATTATCTAATGAAACCATTTGAATTTGATGAGCTCCATGCCCGGTTGCGTGCTCTCTCGCGCCGGAATTTTGCTCCCTTACAGGAGGAGGTTATCCAAATTGATAACATTACGATCAATCGTGCAAGCCGCACAGTGCAACGAAGTGGGCAGGGGGAGATTCAATTAACGCCGCGTGAATTTCAATTGTTGGACTTGTTGGTGCAAAATAGAGGGCAAGTCTTAACTCGCGAATTGATACTCGATAGAATTTGGGGATATGATGCAGAAGTCACAAGTAATCCGATTGATGCAACCATCAAGTTGTTACGTAGAAAGGTTGATACTCCAGGTGAAAAGACTTTGATTCAGAATATACGCGGGGTGGGTTACAAATTTGAAAAATAAACCCATTAAGCACATTTTTGATCGTATGCGCTTGAGGCGCAACGCGGACATATTTGGAAGGATGCGTAATCGCTTGACCATTATGTATAGCGGGATGCTGATGATCTTTCTTCTCCTTTTTATTACAATTGTTTATTCTTCACTATTCTTGATTGTCTCTTATCAACAAAAACAAGAAATAAAAACAATTGCAGATCAAGAATTGGTTGAAAGTCAAAAGCTTTTGGAAAACGATATCAATGGCAATGAGCAGAATATCGACGGCCGAAAGATAGTTCTTGCCAATAAAAATCTTTTTTTTTACTATGTCGTCAACCAGCAAGGTAAGTTAATCGCTGGAGACGAGATCATGCCAAGCCTACGTCCAACCCTGATACAAATGATTAGCGGCTGGATTCCTAAAAATAATGAAGTGGATAGCAAAACGGAAAAATTATTTTACGGAAGAAATGGACATAACGATTGGAATTGGAATGATAAGGATTCGAATGATTGGAACTCTCGTGATTGGAAATCCCCGAATGGAAATTTTCAAAATGATCAGGTTCAGGATAAGAAATTCAGTGTTTCTCAAGGTAAACAAATTCATCTAATGATAGCGGCTCGCTCCATTTATGATGGGAACCAACGAATTGGGATGATGTATATTGGCAAAGATACTACTTATTATTGGAATGAACTTTACTGGATGCTCACGATCTTTATAGGACTGGCTGTTCTATTCTTTGTCATTGCATTGTTAGTCGGTCATTTTATGTCAAAACGTGCCATGGTACCCATTATTCAATCCTATACTCAGCAGCGTGAATTTGTTGCAGATGCTTCCCACGAGCTGAGAACTCCTTTGAGCATTTTGAATTCATCCATTGATGTTCTCGAATTGGAAGAAAGGGAGAATATTTCAGATTTTTCCCAAAGTGTTTTGCTGGATATGAAGGATGAAGTGAAAAGGATGACTACGCTTGTCAACGATTTACTAACGTTAGCTCGATCAGATTCGGGTACGCCTAGTCTTTTATATGAAACGTTCGATTTTATTCCAATTATAGATCAGCTCGCACGCACGATTCAACCTCTGGCTGCTTCACGGCAAATTAAGCTGAACCTCCGTACGTCTGACACGCTTTGGATTAGCGGCGATAAAGAAAGACTTAAACAGTTGTTATATATATTACTTGATAATGCCATCAAATATACGCCTGACCAAGGAGACGTTGATCTAACACTTTCGATGGACGTTAACGAGGGACGACGAGATTTGCTTATCCATGTGAAAGATACTGGGATAGGAATAAAGCCTGAGGAACAAAAGAAGATTTTTGATCGCTTTTACCGTGTCGATAAAAACCGTACGAAGCAAATTGTAGGAACCGGGATTGGATTAGCTATCGCGAAGTGGATTGTAGATGAACACCGGGGTACCATAAAACTATCGAGCACACCAGGCGAAGGAAGTACGTTCACCATAATGATTCCACTCACTGACCCTCAAAAGTCATCATAAGCAATGCAATTATGTGGCATAACCCGTACTTTTTATGAAAAG
Above is a genomic segment from Paenibacillus sp. HWE-109 containing:
- a CDS encoding endonuclease MutS2; this translates as MNPSTKDKLQYNELKTLVQSYCVSSLGKQLIDQLEPSSNLKVVKQRLLETTEARAILDTEGHVPLLGISNIKLMMEKLDKGMVLDPSELIAIADFLRGCRKVKKFMTEKEFYAPKLSAYANSMWDFQNIEDAIHQAIKGNRVDSGASKELRRIRKHIDIAEAKIEEQLQKFLKNSANKEVIQEFFVSKKNDRFTIPIKAAYKHQVAGTIVEISSKGSTVFMEPLTVAKYNAELSGLKMEEGMEELQILSALSDLVANQTQPITVNIDLISLYDMIFAKGKFSKSMDGIAPKVNDHGMIKLVRCRHPLLSGGAVPLDFEIGDRYRSLVITGPNAGGKTVVLKTVGLIALAVMSGFHIAADASTEVAVFDRMFVDIGDNQSLENALSTFSSHMKNIAEIMRQANRNTLLLFDEIGSGTEPNEGAALAIAILEEFYQMGCMTVATTHYGEIKEFSERHPDFMNAAMAFDNETLEPQYKLLIGQSGESNALWISKKMELKDEVLGRAKLYMKSKNYRLDLLHESKVMKKPVVAHTDETEVVLEEYGMGDRVRLLEHDEPAIVYKGRDSFNHMTVLFEGQLVEVHAKRVSLELRASELYPTGYDLNTLFTSYKDRKFQHDMERGSKKALRQVQKEIRKQRE
- a CDS encoding phosphotransferase enzyme family protein; the protein is MPLIFARTDELASGNRITFIYIENKTNGQFSVVIPWMVPFGLTNLTKILTINGQKYVSRIYNRHTKNIESIKFEATITSYLSKQNLSFVVPVFLNTNAGKQYVHLSDGTLGAIVSFVEGTVPELSNIQQAEEFGRVVGEITSVLSQYEAELKYEGITFSRIYDLNPLADYHAVVTFFESPPIEIPETAITFYKEMVSTLEQNKHELLELPKQLVHHDFLIYNLLAKDNRIHGVLDFDFTSIDFSFMEFTISLNHVIQLTNGSWDLTEAFIRGYSRFRKSTSREINQLQLLTQIYHIAVLHIYIGLYYSGKNIEQNFNYILIQFLNRNDWLNKHQSSINQLLEKYLL
- a CDS encoding cyclic nucleotide-binding domain-containing protein; its protein translation is MENIPDVLRNHTLLHGVPENELAAAASTMQMVSYTDRTTILKEGAVGDDCFFILSGEVSVTARGLIGSSVRLATLGSGALIGEMALLSSERRTATIRAVGEVQALRLDREAFRTLAALSPLFHESLTYSARIRDIHGLLSKASIWSSIPDAELRGLAEVTVLRTVKQGQVIVYEGDASNMFYTIGSGSFEVRSSGKRVAVLHQGDYFGEIALLTGVSTTATITALEDGKLLALGEEEFRFTLMRHEPVKRQFLAALRIRRPDIADTVIRQWMPDSEQPGQVAATGQKWLRPPAQQRWIDVLMAMGGLFLVATLLAVWLKGAIWTYAALVTGCLAGPVTFVAYARSSQLLGYRISRLLGVFVTSAAIALPLAILLEKSWLFAKGQDAHTFTQLHLPIAVALIEEGSKLLICYFFLRSKRQRFRMDAVVFGAAAGMGFAAVENMIYGWAFLGTGATGSMLAVLWLRALLSPFGHGTWTAIAAAGIGIGLSKASTSSGRLSVWLKVAGLVSASILLHTLWDFQFASGALRVIGMAAVGAAGLLLLFLLIRSGTVEEIQALTLLNPALSADRLIDDAGEEDADVERPLNCLACDTQCPPKTRYCPRCGQSLRAEAARN
- a CDS encoding response regulator transcription factor, coding for MNILLAEDDPRLGRLIAHLLKKKIEYKVDWVMHGEDAYNYALASYYDVLILDWMMPVEDGVNVCRRLRKQGYSGAILLLTAKDSVQDRVEGLDAGADDYLMKPFEFDELHARLRALSRRNFAPLQEEVIQIDNITINRASRTVQRSGQGEIQLTPREFQLLDLLVQNRGQVLTRELILDRIWGYDAEVTSNPIDATIKLLRRKVDTPGEKTLIQNIRGVGYKFEK
- a CDS encoding sensor histidine kinase, which produces MKNKPIKHIFDRMRLRRNADIFGRMRNRLTIMYSGMLMIFLLLFITIVYSSLFLIVSYQQKQEIKTIADQELVESQKLLENDINGNEQNIDGRKIVLANKNLFFYYVVNQQGKLIAGDEIMPSLRPTLIQMISGWIPKNNEVDSKTEKLFYGRNGHNDWNWNDKDSNDWNSRDWKSPNGNFQNDQVQDKKFSVSQGKQIHLMIAARSIYDGNQRIGMMYIGKDTTYYWNELYWMLTIFIGLAVLFFVIALLVGHFMSKRAMVPIIQSYTQQREFVADASHELRTPLSILNSSIDVLELEERENISDFSQSVLLDMKDEVKRMTTLVNDLLTLARSDSGTPSLLYETFDFIPIIDQLARTIQPLAASRQIKLNLRTSDTLWISGDKERLKQLLYILLDNAIKYTPDQGDVDLTLSMDVNEGRRDLLIHVKDTGIGIKPEEQKKIFDRFYRVDKNRTKQIVGTGIGLAIAKWIVDEHRGTIKLSSTPGEGSTFTIMIPLTDPQKSS